One Brassica napus cultivar Da-Ae chromosome C4, Da-Ae, whole genome shotgun sequence genomic region harbors:
- the LOC106436881 gene encoding EEF1A lysine methyltransferase 1-like — protein MRFERYGSEFTYYDYNEPEDLPLDLKHWFNIIVADPPYLSKECLERVTQTVSFMASPVDSLLLLLTEMCKDIWRLRYWVFGLACLKPHHSSKLGNEFRLFVSYDPGTRLGGLEEEDS, from the exons ATGAGGTTTGAGAGATATGGAAGTGAGTTCACGTATTATGATTACAACGAACCTGAAGATTTACCGTTGGACCTTAAACATTGGTTCAACATAATCGTTGCAGATCCTCCCTACTTG AGTAAGGAATGTCTGGAAAGAGTTACTCAAACGGTTTCGTTTATGGCGAGTCCAGTAGATTCTTTGTTACTTCTTCTCACAG AAATGTGCAAAGATATATGGCGGCTGAGATATTGGGTGTTCGGCCTTGCGTGTTTAAAGCCTCATCACTCTAGCAAACTCGGAAACGAGTTTAGGCTGTTTGTAAGTTATGATCCAGGTACCAGACTAGGGGGtttggaagaagaagacagCTAG
- the LOC106436883 gene encoding uncharacterized protein LOC106436883, producing MITIHSIYKEFRPCTSNIKHNTLCTLKPQCPTHPELSLKMTKMPSYTVENPNFEPSKAKKQYNIYSSLLPVFLSILAYILIFYVLDVSPSSIFNDPKILFFISNALILIIAADYGVFAEKENHEFYGEYTAAMRIDARENARPENSGYEVSLAEVTMKREKQEEALREKDTTRYLFQKEEKVPEKIVQVLSDEQKTEQNIHMTISKGETCGARNLVSPKRYGRSKSDKARSERSHREIKHRRKSYDRSKSDDSSKWMVGQKWKKAHEETEEKWENVREESEEFAKMSNEELNRRVEGFIQRFNRDIKRQTLV from the coding sequence ATGATCACAATTCACAGTATATATAAAGAGTTCCGACCATGCACTTCGAACATCAAACACAATACACTCTGCACTCTCAAACCCCAATGCCCAACTCATCCCGAACTCTCTCTCAAAATGACGAAAATGCCCTCGTACACTGTTGAAAACCCTAACTTCGAGCCTTCAAAGGCCAAGAAACAATACAACATATACTCTTCGTTGCTCCCTGTCTTCTTATCGATCTTAGCATACATTTTGATCTTCTACGTCCTTGACGTATCTCCTTCTTCGATCTTCAACGACCCAAAGATCTTGTTCTTCATCTCAAACGCCCTTATCCTTATCATAGCCGCAGACTATGGCGTCTTCGCTGAGAAAGAGAACCACGAATTTTACGGAGAATACACGGCCGCGATGAGAATAGACGCGAGAGAAAACGCTAGACCTGAAAACTCAGGCTATGAGGTGAGTTTGGCGGAAGTAACCATGAAACGTGAGAAGCAAGAAGAAGCACTCAGAGAGAAAGATACAACACGGTATCTGTTTCAAAAGGAAGAGAAAGTTCCTGAGAAAATCGTACAAGTCCTAAGCGACGAGCAGAAGACTGAGCAAAACATTCATATGACCATTAGTAAAGGAGAAACTTGTGGTGCAAGAAACCTAGTGAGCCCTAAACGGTACGGGAGAAGCAAATCGGATAAAGCACGCTCAGAACGTAGTCATCGAGAGATCAAACATAGACGTAAAAGTTATGATCGAAGCAAGTCTGACGATAGCTCGAAATGGATGGTTGGTCAAAAGTGGAAGAAGGCTCATGAGGAGACGGAGGAGAAGTGGGAGAATGTAAGAGAGGAATCGGAAGAATTTGCGAAAATGTCGAACGAGGAGTTGAACAGACGAGTTGAAGGTTTCATCCAACGGTTCAACAGAGATATTAAACGACAAACTTTagtttag